A region of the Dyadobacter sp. CECT 9275 genome:
CAGTAATGACCTGGTCGGACGATGAAGGCAAAACCTGGATCACTCCTTATGAGCCGGTGAAACTCCCCGATATTAACGGAACTCCCGGCCTGAGCAGGATTATGTACTTTCTGAGCCTCGGCGGCAGCCGTGTGCTGATGCTCGCCAACTGGATGGATGCCTCGGATATGTCTCTTCCTTATTACAACCCTGATCAAGAAAACCTGAAAGATACCCGGATTTTTACAAGTATTTCGGAAGACGAAGGTGAAACCTGGTCATCACCACAGTTAATGAACATCCCCGGCATCACTGACCCTGTCCCTTTGACGGGAGCGCCGTTCAGGCTGGGAAACGGGATTATTGTATGCCAGTTTGAGATCAACAAATCCGAAAATGATACGTCGCCCTGGGTACATCGCTCAGCCATGGTGTTTTCAGACGACGATGGTAAAACCTGGAACGATCCCGTGGTGGTAACCGAGGTACCTGATATGTATTACTGGGATCAGCGGCCGGTGATCCTGCAGGACGGGCGCACTATAGTTGATTTCTTCTGGACACTGGATGGGAAAAAACAGGAATACATCAATATCCACGGAAGAGAAAGTACCGACGGTGGAAAAACCTGGGGCGAGCTTTGGGATACCGGTATTTATGGCCAGCCCGGTCCTTCTGTTGACCTGGGTGACGGACGCCTGGTAACCATCAGTATCGACAGAACCGTGCATCCGGTGATAACGGTAAGGATCTCATACGACCGGGGCCGGACGTTTGACGAACCGCTGGTAGTGTTTGAAAAAAACAACCTGAACAGGCAAGACAGTAGGCAGATCAGCATGAACGACGCCTGGGACGAAATGGCTGCCTTTTCGGTAGGCCATCCGGCGTTGGAAAAGATCAATGACAACGAGTTGCTGGCTTATTACTACGCGGGTGACCATACGGATGAAACAAGCATAGAATTCGTCAGAATTCAGATCCGGGAAACATAAAACTTGATGATATGGATGTAAATACAATTTAATGCAGACAACCAAACGCCAAAAGCTAATAGCTAGAACCTATTCCTAAACCATAACCATTATGACTACCTACCCATTTCGCGGACTGATGCTGCTTATCTGCCTCATGGCAACGGCCTCTCTACAGGCTTCCGATATAAAAACGGCACCGGCCGACACCCTCAAGCCCATTATGATTTCAAAAGGTGGAGACGCAGGTGATTATCAGGCTTTCCCTGACGCCTGCAGGCTGAAAAACGGAGATATTGTTGCCGTATTCTATGCAGGTGACGAGCACGTAACCAAACAAAGCGAAAAGTACCCGAAGGCGGGAAGGATCTGCCTGGTACGCTCCAAAGATGAAGGGCGCACGTGGAGCAAACCTGTGACCATTTACGATGATACCGACGACAACCGCGATCCGCACATTGCCCAACTTAGTAACGGTGCACTGGTTGTCAGCTTCTTCTCCCTCAGATATGCTACGTTCGGTGCAAAAGAATATAAGACGCTGGGTAGCCCTCAGCTCATCTGGTCAAAAAATAATGGGAAGACCTGGGACAAAGAAGCTACTCTTCTTAAGACCGGAGATATTGACTGGCTTTCTTCCGCTCAGGTAAGGGAAATGCCGGATGGTACGGTTATCCTGCCCATTTATCATCAGGAAGGCAAAGGAGGGCTCAAAGCCTGGGGCGGCGTGATGCGTTCCGCTGATAAAGGCAAAACCTGGGGCCCTGTGATCCCCATCGGCGAAAAAGCCAACCTTCCCCTGGCTGCTGAAACCGATGTGATTTTACTGAAAGACGGCACGCTCTACGCCGCTTTACGGGCTCAGCAAGAGGTACACATGCATTATTCAACCAGCAAGGAC
Encoded here:
- a CDS encoding sialidase family protein, coding for MTTYPFRGLMLLICLMATASLQASDIKTAPADTLKPIMISKGGDAGDYQAFPDACRLKNGDIVAVFYAGDEHVTKQSEKYPKAGRICLVRSKDEGRTWSKPVTIYDDTDDNRDPHIAQLSNGALVVSFFSLRYATFGAKEYKTLGSPQLIWSKNNGKTWDKEATLLKTGDIDWLSSAQVREMPDGTVILPIYHQEGKGGLKAWGGVMRSADKGKTWGPVIPIGEKANLPLAAETDVILLKDGTLYAALRAQQEVHMHYSTSKDMGKTWSDVKDIGFRGHSPSFTRLKSGEILLTTRAFREAPSKKGYTGLRISRDEAKTWEGPYLVDETLGAYPSTVELKDGSVLVVYYEEGKGSGIRAYRFKIPAKATDAPFATPRSLGILTSK
- a CDS encoding sialidase family protein: MKIIDKGKIPTPDHDKNFRSNTFPCIEILPSGRWLAAFKAAEIKGDCAFQHAVMTWSDDEGKTWITPYEPVKLPDINGTPGLSRIMYFLSLGGSRVLMLANWMDASDMSLPYYNPDQENLKDTRIFTSISEDEGETWSSPQLMNIPGITDPVPLTGAPFRLGNGIIVCQFEINKSENDTSPWVHRSAMVFSDDDGKTWNDPVVVTEVPDMYYWDQRPVILQDGRTIVDFFWTLDGKKQEYINIHGRESTDGGKTWGELWDTGIYGQPGPSVDLGDGRLVTISIDRTVHPVITVRISYDRGRTFDEPLVVFEKNNLNRQDSRQISMNDAWDEMAAFSVGHPALEKINDNELLAYYYAGDHTDETSIEFVRIQIRET